GAAGCAGTCAAACAAGTCACCGAGCGCGGGCATGGGGTGGTTGAGGTTGCAAAGCGTTTGGGCATATCAGACAAGAGCTTATATGTCTGGCTAAAGAAGAGTCAGCAACAATCCCCGTCTGCTGCCAAAGATGAAGTACTCGCGCTTAAAACCGAACTCAGTC
The Sulfuriferula thiophila DNA segment above includes these coding regions:
- a CDS encoding transposase; the protein is MSNARYTAEFKAEAVKQVTERGHGVVEVAKRLGISDKSLYVWLKKSQQQSPSAAKDEVLALKTELSRMKAELKRTTEERDILKKAAAYFARVSE